A stretch of Clostridia bacterium DNA encodes these proteins:
- a CDS encoding DUF4314 domain-containing protein, translating to MNSFISKAALEARRARYKKGARVELISMTDPYTKLKPGDTGTVDFVDDTGTVFVIWDSGSHLGAVFGEDEIRLLSKAEVVKAQCRKVAATGRTNMFDTKAVFKIAMEMGFNELANFISTDTKRYANLILTGELEKVE from the coding sequence GTGAATAGTTTCATATCAAAAGCAGCCCTCGAAGCACGGAGGGCAAGGTACAAAAAAGGCGCTCGTGTTGAACTGATTTCCATGACTGACCCCTACACCAAGCTGAAACCCGGCGACACGGGAACGGTAGACTTCGTAGACGACACAGGCACGGTTTTCGTTATCTGGGACAGCGGCTCACATCTCGGAGCAGTTTTTGGCGAGGATGAAATCAGACTGCTTTCCAAAGCCGAGGTTGTCAAAGCACAATGTCGTAAGGTGGCGGCCACGGGACGCACGAATATGTTTGATACCAAGGCAGTGTTCAAAATTGCGATGGAGATGGGATTCAACGAATTAGCGAACTTCATTTCCACGGACACCAAGCGATATGCAAATCTGATATTGACAGGGGAACTTGAAAAAGTGGAGTGA
- a CDS encoding virulence protein, giving the protein MRLSYNVTGPERKTLVAAISHELNAPTNYLGAPTFAYEIGGYHIDKTGTVTGEDNRELVANLCGLHSFKAVTEEYDELATGPSSTYQADLSDRLTIEIPLNGFTPEKLDNLSKLVNAKAPLLKASIGTDDLPIKQTADTLQFPWFKGTIDAEHTEAYTTLISLLCKTAIEKKRITAREKDIDRNPKYAMRCFLLSLGFIGDEYKAARKILLSRLEGNSSWKGGKKMEVSDSE; this is encoded by the coding sequence ATGAGACTTTCTTACAACGTAACAGGCCCTGAACGTAAAACACTGGTCGCAGCCATCAGCCATGAACTAAACGCCCCGACCAATTACCTCGGAGCGCCGACATTCGCCTACGAGATTGGCGGCTACCACATCGACAAGACCGGCACAGTCACGGGCGAGGACAACCGGGAGCTGGTCGCTAACCTTTGCGGTTTGCACAGCTTCAAGGCAGTCACCGAAGAATACGATGAGCTGGCGACTGGACCCAGCAGCACATACCAAGCGGATCTCAGCGACCGCCTGACCATCGAAATACCCCTTAACGGCTTTACACCTGAAAAACTCGACAATCTCTCCAAACTGGTGAATGCCAAAGCCCCGCTTCTCAAGGCGTCGATCGGAACGGATGACCTGCCGATTAAGCAGACCGCTGACACACTGCAGTTCCCCTGGTTTAAAGGAACAATTGATGCGGAACACACAGAAGCATACACCACGCTGATCAGCCTGCTTTGCAAAACTGCAATTGAAAAGAAGCGAATCACGGCAAGAGAAAAAGACATCGACAGAAACCCGAAATACGCCATGCGGTGTTTCCTGCTCTCCCTTGGATTCATCGGCGACGAGTACAAAGCAGCTCGAAAGATATTACTTTCAAGACTTGAAGGCAATTCAAGCTGGAAAGGCGGCAAGAAAATGGAGGTGTCAGACAGTGAATAG